GGGGCAGCGATGCCCGCGCCATGATTTTCGGCGGCCACATCGAGCGCGCCCCGCCCGAATATCGCGAGCGCATCGCGAAACTCGAGCTTGCCGCCGCCGGCCGCGCCCAGCTCTACGGCGCCTACCGCAACGACGACATGCCGCGCCTGATGCAGTCGTGCGACTGGGTCGTCGTGCCCTCGACGTGGTGGGAAAATTCGCCGGTCGTGATCCAGGAGGCGTTCTTCCACGGCCGCCCGGTGATCGCCTCGAACCTCGGCGGCATGGCCGAGAAGATCACCGACGGCATCGACGGCATGCACTTCCGCGCCAGGAGCGCCGAGGATCTCGCCGACCGCCTGATCCAGGCGCTGACCGAGCCCGGGCTGTGGGAGCGGCTGCGCGGCGGCATCCGCCGCCCGATGAATCACGTCGAATGCGCCGAGGCGCATCTCGATCTCTACCGCGACGTTTTGCGAACGCGCTCGCGCCCCGCCGCGCGCGGCCACTACGACGACGCCGCCACGATCGACCTTGGCTCACGCGAAAGGAGGGTCGCATGGCCCGCGCTCTAGTGATGATTCCCTCAGGCGAGGTGTACGACCACGACTGCGTGCGTTGGTACAGCTACCAGGAGGTCCAGCGGAACATCAACGGCTACCACAACATCGGCGACGCCTTCGTCTACGACTCGTCGCTGAAGCTGCTGAACTTCGACAAGCTCGCCGTGCTGCCGATCGCCGAGCCCAACATGGCCGACATCGACCGCATGCGCGAAGAATACGACTACGTCTTCATGCGCGGCTCGAACTACATCAACGAGACCATGAACTGGCGGCAGAGCGTCGCGGTGCTGCGCCGCCTCAAGCTGCCGGTCATCGCCTTCGGCATCGGCGCGCAGGCGCCGGTCAAGGGCAAGCTGACGCTGTCGAAGGAATCGCAGACGGCGTTCCGCATCATGGCCGACTCGACGACGTCGCTCGGCGTCCGCGGCGCCTATTCGGCGCAGGTGCTGTGGGACATCGGCGTGCGCAACGTGCGCATTGTCGGCTGCCCGACCGCCTTCCGCGGCAACGACCCGTATCTTCAGATCACGCTGCCGAAGCTCGAGGACGTGAGGAACGTCGGCGTGACGCTGCGCCGCGAGGTCTCGTCCGATTACGCCCAGGACATCGACCGCTATCTCAGCGTCCACCGCACGCTGATCAAGGACATGTCGGCGCGCTTCAACACCACGCTGATGGCGCAGGGCGAGATCGAGGAAAAGAAGCTGGTGATGGGCACCGACGAGCAGAAGGCCGAGGCGTGGGCGGCGCTGAAGGGCAACCCTCCGGTCGCCGCGCATTATCTCGACGACGAGGTCGAGCGGCTTTACCGCGAGCGCCTGTTCTATTCCGACGTGGTCAAGGACTACGAGGATCTCGTCCGCCGCCAGGACCTCGTGCTCGGCTATCGCCTGCACGGCAACCTGATGGCGTTGGCGAACGGCGTTCCGTCCGTCTACTTCACCTACGACAGCCGCACCGCCGAGTTCGCCGAGACCTTCCAGATCCCGAGCTTCGACGTCTTCTCGGGCAAGGACTTCGTCCTCGACGATTATTGGGATCAGGCGCTGTTCGACAGGTTCAACCGCGCCCGTTTCCAGACCTATCGCGAGATGCACGCGTTCCTGAACGAGAACGGCATCGACAACAAGATGGTCGACGTGATGGCCCGCCCGAGCGAGCCGTTGCGGAAGATCGCGTGACCGAGAGAAGCGCGGGAAGGCCGACCAAACCTGTAATCAGAGGAGTGCGTAGCGTGAAGAAAGCCAACCGTCGCCGCGAGCCGGCGAAGGCCAAGGTGGCCACGATTCCCGCCCGGCCTGCCAAGCTGAAGTTCGTTCCCCGCCGCGCCCCCGACCGGCCGGCGCGCATCGGCGTGATCAGCCCTGCCGGCAAGGTGGTCAACCACGACGAGGTCGTCACCTATGCGCACGGCGAGCCGGAGAAGTCGATCCGCCAGTTCATGAACATCGGCGACGGCTTCGTCTACGATTCGTCGCTGAAGATTCTCGATTTCTCGGAGCTGGTGCCGATCTATGTTTCGGAGACCGAGAAGGACCGCGACGCGCACATCGAGCAGATCAACCAGCTCGACTACCTGTTCCTGCGCGGCTCGAACTACATCAACACCAACGGCAAGTGGGACGGTGTTACCGCGCTCCTCGAGAAGACCACGGTGCCGATTATCGCCTTCGGCATCGGTCTGCAGGCGCCGGACAGCGCCACGGAATTCGTCAACGAATCGACGCGGCGTTTCCTGCAACTGATCTCGGATCGCTCCGTATCGCTGGGCGTTCGCGGCGAGCTGTCGCAAAAGGCGCTGGCCACGATCGGGATAAAGAATACGCGCATCTTCGGTTGCCCGACGATGTTCCGCGCCGGCCAGCCGGAGATCCATCTCCGCCAGGTCGATCCGGCCTCGATCGACCGGCTCGGCTTCACGCTTCGCCGCAATACGCACGGCCGCCAGACCTTGCAGCGCTATCTCATCCGCACGCTGTCGGAGCAGTATCACACGACCATCTTCTGTGCCGGCGAGCTGGAGGAGAAGGCGATCTACTACGCCGGCAAGGGCGAGCTGGACGACCGCGCCGCTGTCATGACCAACGCCGTCCAGGCGCTCACCGATCAGGACTGGGTGTTCGGCCCCGACGATCCGCTGCTCGCCCTCTATCGTTCTTCGCTCGCCGTCTTCGAGACGGTGACCGACTTCGAGAACGAGATGCGCAAGATGAGCGCCGTCACCGGGTTCCGTCTGCACGGTAACCTGATGGCGCTCGCCAACAGCATCCGGCCCTCTACGTCACCTACGACAGCCGCACGCGGGAGTTCGTCGAGACGCTCGGCATCCCGTTCGTCGAGTCGCGCCTGATGGACAAGTTCTCGTTCCGCAAGGAATGGGAGAAGGCCGACTTCGCGAAATTCGAGCGGACCTATGCCGCCCGCTTCCGCGATCTCGTCGCCTTCCTCGAGGAGAACGGCATGCCGCATCGCCTCAACGATGGCAGGGCGGAGGCGCTGGTTGCCGCAGAATAGCCGCCGTCGACCGCGCGCCCCCTCGTTGTTGACCCGGCTTGCGCTGGCGGCGGCCTTCCTGGTCGCCGCCAGCGTTACGTCTCGCGCGCTGGAGCTCGCCGTCGCGGGACCGGAGCGCGTGCTGTTCGATTCCGTGCGCGACGGCTGCGATGCGCACGATCTGCCCGACGCTCCCGCGCGCGCCTTCCGCAATGCCGCCGGCGAGATGGTGCTGTTCGCGCCCAACTATATCAACCGCGCACTGGTCGGCCCCGATCTCGAACACCTGACGCGCGATTGCACCGTCCGTTTCGCCGCCGCGGGCAGTGCGGTTCCCGCGCAACTCGACGACCGCACCTGGCTGCAGGCGTTCCACACCGACAACGGCCGCGACGTCTTCGCCTTCGCCAGCGCCAGCTTCATCCCGTATCGCCACGGCATGCTCTGCTCCGCCGGCCCGGCGCGCACCGACTGCTGGTACAACGGCATCGCCGCGCTGAGCTCCACTGATGGCGGTGCCACCTTCGGCTACCTCGGCGCGCCGCCACAGCAGATCGCGTTTCCCCCGCCGGCACCCTATGACTCCGGGGTGGCCGATCCCGCCGGCTTCATCACCGCCACCAACATCGTCGCGTGGCAGGGCGCGCTCTACACGATCCTCTGGCGGCGGGGCGAGGATGGCAAATCGCACAACTGCCTCGCGCGCGCGGAAGGCGGCGACCCGCTGCGCTGGCAAGTCTGGTCGGGCACCGGCTTCGTCCCCGCGACGGCGTTCGCCAGCAACGCGTGGCAGATCGCAACCGCCGACTGCGCCGCCATCGGCCCGAAGACGCAGCCCGTGATTCGCGGCCTGGTGCTGAACGAGAAGGATCGGACCTTCATCGCCGTCTTCCAGTACCGGACAGGCACGTCGGGCGAAGAGCACGGCTTCTACTACGCGACCTCGCCCGACCTCATCCGCTGGTCGGAGCCGAGTCTGCTTCTCGCCACCGACCTGCAGGCGGACGCCGCGCCGCGCGAAGGCTACGCCGGCTATCCGTCGATCATCGATGAGACGAGTCCCGACCGGAATTTCGGCACGGTCGGCGCCTCAGCCAGCCTCGTGTTTGTCCGCTTCGTTCCCTACGGCCAGAAGTCGGTGCGCCGCGAGCTCGTGTCCGTCCCCATCCGCATCGCAGATTGAGTCGCGGCGCCCGCCGCGTCGTCGTCCCCCTGACTAGAGGGAGGGCGCGGAGCGTTTTTCCGTTCGAAGCGAAGCCGGCCTAACC
The sequence above is drawn from the Bauldia sp. genome and encodes:
- a CDS encoding polysaccharide pyruvyl transferase family protein gives rise to the protein MKKANRRREPAKAKVATIPARPAKLKFVPRRAPDRPARIGVISPAGKVVNHDEVVTYAHGEPEKSIRQFMNIGDGFVYDSSLKILDFSELVPIYVSETEKDRDAHIEQINQLDYLFLRGSNYINTNGKWDGVTALLEKTTVPIIAFGIGLQAPDSATEFVNESTRRFLQLISDRSVSLGVRGELSQKALATIGIKNTRIFGCPTMFRAGQPEIHLRQVDPASIDRLGFTLRRNTHGRQTLQRYLIRTLSEQYHTTIFCAGELEEKAIYYAGKGELDDRAAVMTNAVQALTDQDWVFGPDDPLLALYRSSLAVFETVTDFENEMRKMSAVTGFRLHGNLMALANSIRPSTSPTTAARGSSSRRSASRSSSRA
- a CDS encoding polysaccharide pyruvyl transferase family protein, producing MARALVMIPSGEVYDHDCVRWYSYQEVQRNINGYHNIGDAFVYDSSLKLLNFDKLAVLPIAEPNMADIDRMREEYDYVFMRGSNYINETMNWRQSVAVLRRLKLPVIAFGIGAQAPVKGKLTLSKESQTAFRIMADSTTSLGVRGAYSAQVLWDIGVRNVRIVGCPTAFRGNDPYLQITLPKLEDVRNVGVTLRREVSSDYAQDIDRYLSVHRTLIKDMSARFNTTLMAQGEIEEKKLVMGTDEQKAEAWAALKGNPPVAAHYLDDEVERLYRERLFYSDVVKDYEDLVRRQDLVLGYRLHGNLMALANGVPSVYFTYDSRTAEFAETFQIPSFDVFSGKDFVLDDYWDQALFDRFNRARFQTYREMHAFLNENGIDNKMVDVMARPSEPLRKIA